The DNA window ttggtGCTCAGATGCATGGAGGAAGACTACAGTTCAGAAGAGGTTGAATACAAAACCTGCGTCTAGCTGGATTGTTTACTCTGAATGCCTTCCCGAGTCTAGCCCATCGCTTCAACACTTGGtggtttaaaaagcattttggggattTGGCTCAAGAGCCACTTAAGCAAACTGCTGCCGAGTTCCCTCTCTGGGATCTCCTCTACAGTGTCCAGTTTAGCTCTGATAAGTATACAGTGTTGTCTactactttcttttttaaaaggtagctCCCACCTCCCCGAATTGCAACAAATatttctgttttcctgcttttttgaccGATTATCTGTTGACTTgaatctgttttcttcttttgcgTTTGTTCTATACATTGTTCTTACACCTTAgggatccccagcctttttgagcagGCAGACACCCTTCTGagacagcatggtgggcacagccacaaagtGTGTGCCTCAGAAAGCAgagactgccacaaaatggctgtcctaGCTTACCTTCTGTCATGCAGTGCAGAttcttgtgctgtagtggcagctgctggcaaagcaacgtttaaaaaaaaattgcacagccaatcaaatctccattggCAAATAGAAGCTGGGCCTGGCCCACTTTCCAAGAACACTTGGTAGGACCGGGAAAGGGGTCAGTCGACAACATGGTAACCAAAGGCACTGTGGTCCCTTCCGTACGTTCaggataatgtactttcaatccactttcacagttgtttgcaagtggattttgctatttcgcacagtaaaatccagctgccaagtggattgaaagtgcattattctgcatgtatggaaggggcctaccGGTATGTTGCAGACCACTGATATAAGTGGTACCAGCTGTCCTTCGGCCTGTAATGCAGTCAGGATGGAAGTTGAAACATCTGCTACCTTGTTTGATTTCCTAGGTTGTTTTTATGATCTGGAACGCCATCAACGACCCTCTCTTTGGCTATATTCAAGACAACTCCAGCGCTGCATGCTGCTCTAGGCGTCAGGCTTCCATTTTTTACGGGGCTCCATTGTATGCGCTGGCCTTCCTGCTCCCCTGGTTTCCGTGGAAACAATACCAAGAAGGCGACTGGCTGAGCGGGCTTCATCTCGTTGTCGCTCTATGTGCTTTTGATGGCATGCTCACTTTCGTCTTGCTGGCACAGTGTGCACTCTTTGCCGAAACGTCCACAAGGCACGAGGGCCGGCTTCAGCTCATCAAGTACAACCAAGTGGCCACGTTACTCGGGTCCACCGGCATCCTTTTCTGTGGCTTGATATCCAATAACATGGAGAACTTCAACCATTTTCAAGTCTTCGTGGTTCTAGTTGGCGCAGTAGCGACCGCTTGCATGTGCTACACGGGGATCTACAGCACCAGTCAGTATGAACAAAGGGAAAGACTCGTGGAAGGCATCAAGgcggaaagagaagagaaagtcTTCTCGTGGTCCTCCGTGATTTCGTTGACCAAACAGATCTTGAATCAGAGGAATTTTCTGCTCTTTGTGACCATGAACTTCTTTCAAGTCTTCCACTTGGCTTTCTGCAGCAATTTCATGATGATCTTTGCAGACAACCTCATCCCTAAAGACGTTCTTTCTTCCTCCATCCGAAGTATCATGTATGGGGCAGGTTTTATTTGTCCTCAGGTACGCAGAAATATTCATCATCCTTTGCAGGAGAATTTCCTGGGGTTTGGCTGGATTCCATCATCTGCTTTGCGCTGCTTGCTAATATTAACTATGTGCCATTTTGCATAAAAGCTGtctagcaacccccccccccccctttgctagCAATTTGTAGCTAAGGAACTTAATTCATGCACATACAGTTTAAGTCATAGTTTAAAGCTCTACATGTTTTGGGTGCAGGAAGTAacctccagggtcatctagtctagCCTCCTGCAcaacaggaaattcacaactacccccTCCCCAATAACCCCTGCTTTATGTCCAAACGAAGGCAACACAAAAACCCTCCAGggtccctggccaatctggcctgaagGGAAAttctttcctgaccccaaagcgGCAATCGATTGACGTGACCCTGGATATATAAGGAAGGACCATGAAAGCTGAGCACGgactcatccctttctgccctccctctcatgatctgcctgagCTAACAGAAGCAGCCTTGCTGTCAGATTACCTTCTAGCCTCTGCttataaacctccaaagaaggagagcctaCCACATCTCAAGGAAATGAGTACTACTGAGGAACCactctaactgtcaggaagttctttctaatccattgtggtggtttttccaggctgtgtggctgtgggctggtggatcttgttcctaacatttcgcctgcatctgtggctggcatcttcagaggtgtatcacagagggaagtttgttacacactgcgtccagtgagaagggaatgttttagtggggtagaAATCGTCatgaaccaatcagtaagtgtttgggtggaacttgctatgcaaaggtgtggttgatagtatagtattgtaggttttttctaatgtttagctgaaaatcttcccccatgcactcctgcccgGGAACTAAGATAACAGAGAGAGGCCCTCCCGACAGCctcaccaatcaaagaagcttgttgggggggggggggcacacaagaCACAAGAGAGGACCTTCTCAGTGGCAGCCACGTGATCATGGAACAAACCTTGCTGTGCAATtcaatctgccattttgttcaTACAGATATGCTATCTGCATATGGCACGTTACGTGCTATTAAAGGGGATGCTTTTTAATGTGCCTTGATgtttctctgttgttgttttttccccagtgccTCGTGCTCATCAGCCAATCTCCGCTGAAGAAATTCGGTTACTATAAGTTTGTCTTGTTTTCCTTCtatttggaggcggtagctgcaGTGCTCATGTTTCTTCTGGGCCCAGAACACTATTACCTGTTGGCTGTTTATCTCACAGTGAACATGTAAGTAAACGTGTTGCTTCAGTTGTAAAATCAGAGGTGGGGGCCATGGCTCTGGGGTCAAACGTCTGCTTGGCGCGCAGAAGGCTCCAGCTTTGATTCTCCAATTGAAAGAATCACGTTGTAGGCATTACTTGCCCCTGAGAACCCGGAAAGCTGCCACCAGTGAGACATTCTTGACCTTGATGGGACAGTGGGCTGATTACACTGTGTCATGTGTTCGAGATGCTGTCCCAGTGCATTCTGGGATGTAAAGAGTTGTATTAAAAAACTTGCAActggtgtgtttttaaaatgccccATTCTTTTAGGGTGGTGGGACCC is part of the Sphaerodactylus townsendi isolate TG3544 linkage group LG04, MPM_Stown_v2.3, whole genome shotgun sequence genome and encodes:
- the LOC125431147 gene encoding transmembrane protein 180-like, whose product is MKFVSRIHPNALAYSMTTLGAGLMNSIFNFYYVKLFLNQYKISEGAFHQAQVVFMIWNAINDPLFGYIQDNSSAACCSRRQASIFYGAPLYALAFLLPWFPWKQYQEGDWLSGLHLVVALCAFDGMLTFVLLAQCALFAETSTRHEGRLQLIKYNQVATLLGSTGILFCGLISNNMENFNHFQVFVVLVGAVATACMCYTGIYSTSQYEQRERLVEGIKAEREEKVFSWSSVISLTKQILNQRNFLLFVTMNFFQVFHLAFCSNFMMIFADNLIPKDVLSSSIRSIMYGAGFICPQCLVLISQSPLKKFGYYKFVLFSFYLEAVAAVLMFLLGPEHYYLLAVYLTVNMVIVQASFSLFNLPLADIVDADLKKHKRSSPLSSMVFGTNALFTKPAQSLAPMLVVTILNQYGYANLSSKLSQPDPNSFLGLHDTMFYMICFVPLCIAAIQILTWTPFSIQNSHLMPVHVEI